The Ichthyobacterium seriolicida sequence ATTTCTGCAGATTTTTCGTAACCTATTTTTGTATTCAAAGCAGTTACTAACATAAGTGAATTGTCTAAATGACGTTTTATATTAACGTAGTTGGGCTGTATGCCATACACACATTTTTCTGTAAAAGATACACAAGCATCTCCTATCAATCTAGAAGACTGCAATAGATTGGCTATTATAACAGGCTTAAAAACATTCAATTGATAATGACCGTTAGAACCAGCTATAGAAATTGTGACATCATTTCCCATCACTTGAGATGCCACCATAGTAATAGCCTCACATTGTGTAGGATTTACTTTTCCAGGCATGATAGATGAACCAGGTTCATTAGAAGGAATAATTATTTCTCCTATCCCCGAACGAGGGCCTGATGACAGCAACCTAATATCATTAGCTATTTTCATTAAAGATACAGCTATTTGTTTTAAAGCGCCGTGAGACTCTACAATTGCATCATTAGAAGCCAATGCTTCAAATTTATTTTCTGCTGTTTTGAATGGCAACTCAGTAAATTTGGAAATATACTCAGCGACTTTTACACTGTAATTTGGAGGAGTGTTTATGCCCGTACCTACAGCCGTCCCTCCTAGAGCTATCTCCGAAAGGTGATTTAAAGTATTTCTCAACGCTTTTAAACCGTGATCTAATTGAGATACATATCCAGAAAACTCTTGACCTAAAGTGAGAGGTGTAGCATCCATAAGGTGAGTCCTACCTATCTTGACTACACGTTTAAATTCTTCTGATTTTTCTCTTAAAACATCTCTTAATTTCTCCACCCCCGGCACAGTTATCTCTATTATAGATTTATACGCTGCAATGTGCATAGCAGTTGGAAATGTGTCATTAGATGACTGAGATTTATTAGCATCGTCATTTGGATGAACGAATCTAGTTTTATCTCCTAAGCTGTTTCCTAATAACACTTCTGCCCTATTGGAGATGACCTCATTTACATTCATATTAGACTGTGTCCCAGATCCCGTTTGCCATATTACCAATGGAAATTCTTCTTCGTGTTTTCCCTCCAAAATTTCATCACATACAGCAGATATAACATCCCTTTTTTCTTTTGTCAAAATACCTAATTCACAATTTGTATAAGCCGCAGCCTTTTTTAAATATGCAAATCCCTCTATAACTTCTTTTGGCATAGATCCTGGATTACCAATTTTGAAGTTGTCTATAGACCTCTGTGTCTGTGCTCCCCAATATTTTTCTGCAGGCACTTTTACTTCACCCAAAGTATCTATTTCTATACGATATTCTTCCATTGTTTATTAGTATTTTCAAGATTAAGATTATGACACGAGGTCACAGTCGCGAAATAAGTAAAAAAATATACTCTTCTACAAGGTTTATTTCATAAAAACTTACGGTATAA is a genomic window containing:
- the fumC gene encoding class II fumarate hydratase; protein product: MEEYRIEIDTLGEVKVPAEKYWGAQTQRSIDNFKIGNPGSMPKEVIEGFAYLKKAAAYTNCELGILTKEKRDVISAVCDEILEGKHEEEFPLVIWQTGSGTQSNMNVNEVISNRAEVLLGNSLGDKTRFVHPNDDANKSQSSNDTFPTAMHIAAYKSIIEITVPGVEKLRDVLREKSEEFKRVVKIGRTHLMDATPLTLGQEFSGYVSQLDHGLKALRNTLNHLSEIALGGTAVGTGINTPPNYSVKVAEYISKFTELPFKTAENKFEALASNDAIVESHGALKQIAVSLMKIANDIRLLSSGPRSGIGEIIIPSNEPGSSIMPGKVNPTQCEAITMVASQVMGNDVTISIAGSNGHYQLNVFKPVIIANLLQSSRLIGDACVSFTEKCVYGIQPNYVNIKRHLDNSLMLVTALNTKIGYEKSAEIAKAAHKNGTSLKQEAVRLGYLTELEFDKWVRPEEMIGNL